In Rutidosis leptorrhynchoides isolate AG116_Rl617_1_P2 chromosome 2, CSIRO_AGI_Rlap_v1, whole genome shotgun sequence, one genomic interval encodes:
- the LOC139887963 gene encoding uncharacterized protein has translation MADYLAELSGELEVINERTALKPVLGETWDLFTDGASCAEGAGAGLVLASPSGEEHTYALRFNFDVTNNEAEYEALLAGLNIARKMNIVKLRVFTDSQLVANQFNGSFEAHDPSMQKYLQLLKEMAARGMGAAKQ, from the coding sequence atggcggattatctcgctgaaTTGTCGGGAGAGTTAgaggtgattaatgagcgaacCGCGCTAAAACCGGTACTCGGCGAAACTTGGGATTTGTTTACTGATGGCGCTTCGTGCGCAGAAGGTGCAGGTGCAGGTTTGGTTTTGGCAAGCCCAAGCGGTGAGGAGCATACATACGCATTGCGatttaattttgatgtgacaaacaaTGAGGCCGAATATGAGGCATTGCTCGCAGGCttaaatattgcgcgaaaaatgaatattgttaagctGCGTGTGTTCACAGATTCGCagttagtagcgaatcagtttaatggATCTTTTGAAGCACATGATCCTTCTATGCAGAAATATTTGCAGCTATTGAAAGAAATGGCAGCGCG